The proteins below are encoded in one region of Aquisphaera giovannonii:
- a CDS encoding tetratricopeptide repeat protein, whose product MEDRSSGAGVAARPGNARELSLRAAATSLQAGDRERARGILQRLLDAEPYCADAWFLLGVICQGRNDSPAAAEHYERAITLDPSLAEAHNNLGLLVEARRDFPAAERLFREAIRLDGQYAEAFNNLGNVLQDQGRFAEAVMAYRRSLAIRPRFVEALKNLGNAVRALGRLDEALEHVDAALRLDPGHIILHTSRGLLLIQKGDFPAGFAELEWRFRGECLPAHRLGRPEWDGSPLGGRTLLISAEQGFGDTIHFIRYAAEAKRRGARVVVACPPALARILETAPGVDETVDIGGPYPDCDCFAPVMSLARILGTTFDAIPADVPYLAADPGRVAAWREEMAAVVGLKVGVVWQGNPTHTRDGERSFPLACLEHVARLPGVRLFALQKNHGLDQLRDVEGRFDITSLGGRLHDFVDTAAAMRSMDLVISADSSPAHLAGALGVPVWTVLPAVCDWRWMADRDDSPWYPTMRLFRQRKLGDWDELFRRLASALGREFGLSKAG is encoded by the coding sequence ATGGAAGACCGGAGCAGCGGCGCGGGCGTTGCGGCCCGGCCGGGGAACGCTCGCGAACTGTCGTTGAGGGCCGCCGCCACCAGCCTCCAGGCCGGCGATCGGGAGCGGGCCCGGGGCATCCTCCAGCGGCTCCTCGACGCGGAGCCGTACTGCGCCGACGCCTGGTTCCTGCTCGGGGTCATCTGCCAGGGCCGGAACGACTCGCCCGCCGCGGCGGAGCACTACGAGCGGGCCATCACGCTCGACCCGAGCCTCGCCGAGGCGCACAACAACCTCGGCCTCCTCGTCGAGGCCCGCCGGGATTTCCCCGCGGCGGAGCGCCTCTTCCGCGAGGCGATCCGGCTGGACGGCCAGTACGCCGAAGCGTTCAACAACCTCGGCAACGTCCTCCAGGACCAGGGCCGATTCGCCGAGGCCGTCATGGCCTATCGGCGGAGCCTCGCCATCCGGCCGAGGTTCGTCGAGGCCCTCAAGAACCTGGGCAACGCCGTGCGCGCCCTCGGCCGGCTCGACGAGGCGCTCGAGCATGTCGACGCCGCGCTCCGGCTGGATCCGGGCCACATCATCCTGCACACCTCGAGGGGGCTCCTTCTGATCCAGAAGGGCGACTTCCCGGCGGGGTTCGCCGAGCTCGAGTGGCGATTCCGGGGCGAATGCCTCCCGGCCCATCGCCTCGGCCGCCCGGAGTGGGACGGGAGCCCGCTCGGCGGCCGGACGCTCCTCATCTCGGCCGAGCAGGGTTTCGGCGACACGATCCACTTCATCCGCTACGCCGCCGAGGCGAAGAGGCGGGGCGCCCGCGTCGTCGTGGCCTGCCCGCCGGCCCTGGCCCGGATCCTGGAGACGGCGCCGGGCGTGGACGAGACCGTGGACATCGGCGGCCCGTACCCGGACTGCGACTGCTTCGCGCCGGTCATGAGCCTGGCGCGAATCCTCGGAACCACCTTCGACGCGATCCCCGCGGATGTCCCCTATCTCGCCGCGGACCCGGGCCGCGTGGCCGCCTGGCGGGAAGAGATGGCGGCCGTCGTCGGGCTCAAGGTCGGCGTCGTCTGGCAGGGGAATCCGACCCACACGCGTGACGGCGAGCGGTCCTTCCCCCTCGCCTGCCTCGAGCACGTCGCCCGGCTGCCGGGGGTGAGGCTCTTCGCCCTCCAGAAGAACCACGGCCTCGACCAGCTCCGGGACGTCGAGGGCCGGTTCGACATCACGTCGCTCGGAGGCAGGCTGCACGACTTCGTGGACACGGCCGCCGCGATGAGGAGCATGGACCTCGTCATCTCCGCCGACAGCTCGCCGGCCCACCTCGCCGGCGCGCTCGGCGTCCCCGTCTGGACCGTCCTGCCGGCGGTCTGCGATTGGCGATGGATGGCGGACCGCGACGACTCGCCCTGGTATCCGACCATGCGACTCTTTCGCCAGCGGAAGCTCGGCGATTGGGACGAGTTGTTCCGTCGGCTGGCGTCCGCGCTGGGGCGCGAATTCGGGCTGAGCAAGGCCGGCTGA
- a CDS encoding tetratricopeptide repeat protein yields MIAQSSLAVAENFLRVGDYPQAEHASRLVVKDNPWVPRAWFVLAVACQLQRKLDESMEHYRMALALHPYNAESWNNLGVTLLALRRSVEAETYLREALYLDPRYEEAHNNLGNALQMRGLFPEAEACYHRAIELNPRYVGAHDNLGLVLQGQNRIDEALAMFDRACELDPDNADVRMNRAYALLQKGDFVRGWEAYEARWNCNEHLRSNLPLPIWEGQPLAGKTILIRAEQGIGDSIQFLRFIRLVAERDACVAFCCPPSLFELARSCPEISKVYPDDHPPDDPDIVCQAALMSLPYILGTASSTLADRLPYFTVDPARAARWAGAIPAHPGLKVGIAWQGNPGHKKDYQRSFPLARFEPLAAIPGVRLFSLQRHHGADQLETLGGRFPITDLGRDCHDVMDTAAAILNLDMVIACDTAVAHMAAALNKPTWILLPFAAEWRWLMHRPDSPWYPSARLFRQPRWGDWDAAFGDVTRELAALAAGPAGDRAAAPSR; encoded by the coding sequence ATGATCGCGCAGAGCTCGCTGGCCGTCGCCGAGAACTTCCTTCGCGTGGGGGACTACCCGCAGGCGGAGCACGCCTCGCGGCTGGTCGTCAAGGACAACCCCTGGGTGCCGCGCGCCTGGTTCGTCCTCGCCGTCGCGTGCCAGCTCCAGCGGAAGCTCGACGAGTCCATGGAGCACTACCGGATGGCGCTGGCGCTCCACCCGTACAACGCCGAGAGCTGGAACAACCTGGGTGTGACCTTGCTGGCGCTCCGGCGCTCGGTCGAGGCCGAGACGTACCTCCGCGAGGCGCTGTACCTCGACCCCCGCTACGAGGAGGCCCACAACAACCTCGGGAACGCCCTCCAGATGCGGGGCCTCTTCCCGGAGGCCGAGGCCTGCTACCACCGCGCGATCGAGCTGAACCCCCGCTACGTGGGCGCCCACGACAACCTGGGCCTGGTCCTCCAGGGCCAGAACCGGATCGACGAGGCTCTCGCGATGTTCGACAGGGCCTGCGAGCTCGACCCGGACAACGCCGACGTCCGCATGAACCGGGCGTATGCACTGCTCCAGAAGGGCGACTTCGTCCGGGGCTGGGAGGCGTACGAGGCCCGCTGGAATTGCAACGAGCACCTGCGATCCAACCTGCCGCTGCCGATCTGGGAGGGGCAGCCGCTGGCCGGCAAGACCATCCTGATCCGCGCCGAGCAGGGCATCGGCGACTCCATCCAGTTCCTCCGCTTCATCCGGCTCGTGGCGGAGCGCGACGCCTGCGTGGCCTTCTGCTGCCCGCCGAGCCTCTTCGAGCTGGCGAGGAGCTGCCCGGAAATCTCCAAGGTCTACCCGGATGACCACCCGCCCGACGATCCGGACATCGTCTGCCAGGCGGCCCTGATGAGCCTCCCCTACATCCTCGGCACGGCGTCCTCGACGCTCGCCGACAGGCTCCCGTATTTCACCGTGGACCCCGCGCGGGCGGCGCGCTGGGCCGGGGCGATCCCCGCCCATCCCGGCCTGAAGGTCGGCATCGCCTGGCAGGGGAACCCGGGCCACAAGAAGGACTACCAGCGGTCCTTCCCGCTGGCCCGGTTCGAACCGCTGGCCGCGATCCCGGGCGTCCGGCTGTTCAGCCTCCAGAGGCACCACGGCGCCGACCAGCTCGAGACGCTGGGCGGCCGATTCCCGATCACCGACCTGGGGCGAGACTGCCACGACGTGATGGACACGGCCGCGGCGATCCTGAACCTCGACATGGTCATCGCCTGCGACACGGCGGTCGCGCACATGGCGGCCGCGCTCAACAAGCCGACCTGGATCCTCCTGCCGTTCGCCGCCGAGTGGCGATGGCTGATGCATCGCCCGGACAGCCCTTGGTATCCGTCCGCCCGGCTCTTCCGACAGCCCCGCTGGGGCGACTGGGATGCGGCCTTCGGCGACGTCACGCGCGAGCTGGCGGCGCTGGCCGCCGGGCCGGCGGGCGACCG